The Acidobacteriota bacterium nucleotide sequence CACGCTGACGCTTCGCCCGCTCGTCCTGCCGGCGGCGGCCCGGATCGAAATGCGGCCGGTGATGGATCCGCAGACCGAGATGGTGGCGACCTTCGATGGCCAGTTCGGCGTACGCATGGAGCCGACGGACGTGATGCACATCACGCGCGCCACCCGCGTACTCCACCTCGCCCGCACATCGTCGCGCACATACTTCGGCATGCTGCGCGAGAAGCTCAAGTGGGCCCACACCTGATCCCTTCGTCCCTTTTCCCTCCCTCTTCCCTTTCCCCTCCTTTTCCCTTTTTCCTTTCCCCTTCCTTTTCCCTTCTCCCCTTTACCTTTGCCCTCTGCCCTTTGCCCTCTGCCCTTTGAAGTAGTTCACCTGCCACGTGCGCACGTTGCGGCTGTGCTCGGCCAGCGACGAGGCGAACGCGTGGGTGCCGTCGTTGCGGCTGACGAAGTAGAGATAGGGCACGTCGGCGGGCTCGACGGCCGCTTCGAGCGCGCTCCGGCCCGGTGAGGCGATGGGGCCGGGCGGGAGGCCCGGATATCGATACGTGTTGTACGGCGAGTCCATCTGCAGGTTGGCCCGCGTCAGGTTGCCGCGCCACGCGCCGCGCTGCATGAGCGCGTAGATCACCGTCGGATCGCACTGCAGCGGCATCCCGATCCTGAGGCGGTTGTGGTACACGGCCGACACGAGCGGCCGCTCGTCGGCCGACGCCGTCTCCTTCTCCACGAGCGAGGCGAGCGTCACGACGTCACGCAGGCTCATGCCGCGCGCGGTGGCCGCCCGGCGGACGCCGCCGTCGACGACGGCGCGGAAACGGTCCACCATCGCGGCCACCGTCATGACCGCCCCCGCACGGCGTGGCATCGAGTAGGTGTCGGGAAAGAGGTATCCCTCGAGCGATCGGGCCGTCGGATCGAGATCGCCGATCGCCGAAGGGTTGGCGGCGGCCTGTTCGAACTCCGCCGCCGTGCCGAGGCCTGCGCCGGCGAACGTCGCGGCCATGTCGGCGATCGTCAGGCCCTCGGGAAACGTCACGACCCGTGAGAACACGTCGCCACGCGCCAGCCGGGCGACCACGTCGTACGGAGACGCGGCATCCGCGAATCGGTACTCGCCCGCCTGCAGACGACGGTCCGCGCCGGACAGGCGCGCGGCGATCCGGAACGTGATCGGATCCGGCACGACGCCAGCGTCCGCGAGCAACGACGCGATCCGGCCGACGCTCGCCCCCTGAGGTACGTCGACGAACTGTTCTGCGCCGGCGAACGCGCGATACGGCGTCGTCAGCCGACCGCGCAGCCACCAGCCGCCCGCCGCGGCAGCACCGGCGAGCAGCACGACGACGACCAGCAGGCGCCTCAGCATCAGGCCTCCGTCGATTCGGCTCGCCGCACGTCGCACCGCGCGTCGAGAAAGTCCTGCAGGATGATCGCGGCGGCTTCGGCGTCGACTCGCGCCTTGCGGCGCCGCCAGTCCGGCTCGCGCGCCGCCAGCCGCGCCTCGGCTTCGCGGCTGGTCAGCCGCTCGTCCTGGAAGTGCACCTGCACGCCCGTGGCGGCGTGGAGCAACGCGGCGAACGCGCGTGCGAGCGCCGTCTGCTCGTGCTCAGTGCCGTCGAGCCGGCGCGGCAGCCCGACGACGATCCCGCCGACGGCCGGGCCGTCGTCGATCGGATCGCGCAGCGTGTCGATGGCTGCCCCTACTCGGGCGGCGGCGGCCGCCAGGCTCGGCCCCGCCTCCACGGTCTGCCAGGCGCTCGCGATCAGGCCGGACGCATCGGACAGCGCCAACCCGATCCGTCTCCTGCCGACGTCCACTCCGAGAAACCGCATGGACATCAGCGTACCAACATCGGCCTTCCGCCACACGAGCCCGCGCCGCCCGCGGGTGACGCCGCCTCGTGTCCCCATCGCCGCGCCCTGCGAAACGCGCGGATTCGCGCCATAATGAAGGACATGTCGCCGCGCTCCCGGGTTCTCTTGTTCCTCGTCTCGACACCCATTGCGCTGCTGCTCATCGTCGGCGGCCTGCTCGGCGCCGCGAAGCCCGTGGCCCAGCAGGGGCTGCCGCATCTCCGCGTGTTCGAGGACGTGGCGTCGCTCGTCGTGAAGGACTACGTCGAGGACGTGAACGTCGATCGCATCTTCGACGGCGCGATGCGCGGCCTCTCCGACGGTCTCGACGGCGCGAGCGCGTACTTCACGCCGGAGGAGGTGCGCGCGTTCGACGCGAATGCCCCGCTGCCGGCGGGTGAGGTCGGCATCGTGCTGTCGCGGCAGTTCTATCTGCGCGTCGTGGGCATCCGCGACGGCTCGCCGGCGCAGCGCGCCGGCCTGCGGACCGGTGACTACGTCCGCGCCATCAACGAGACGCCCACGCGCGACATGTCGGCGTATGCGGGAACACGGCTGCTCCGCGGCCCCGTGGGCTCGACGGTGTCGCTGATGGTGATCCGCGGCAATCCGGCCGATCCGCACAAGATCGATCTCGTCCGCGAAGCGGCGAGCGGCGAGGCCGTGACGGTCCGGCAGGCCGGGACGCACCGCTACGTGCGGATCGCGAGCTTCGGCTCGGCCACGGCAGCGGACTTGAGCGCGAAGCTCTCCGCGGGCGGCAACACGCCGACGCTGATCGACGTGCGCGGCACCGCCGACGGGAGCCCGAGCGATGGCATCGCCGCTGCGAAGCTCTTCGTCAAGGACGGCACGCTCGCGACGCTCGCC carries:
- the mltG gene encoding endolytic transglycosylase MltG codes for the protein MLRRLLVVVVLLAGAAAAGGWWLRGRLTTPYRAFAGAEQFVDVPQGASVGRIASLLADAGVVPDPITFRIAARLSGADRRLQAGEYRFADAASPYDVVARLARGDVFSRVVTFPEGLTIADMAATFAGAGLGTAAEFEQAAANPSAIGDLDPTARSLEGYLFPDTYSMPRRAGAVMTVAAMVDRFRAVVDGGVRRAATARGMSLRDVVTLASLVEKETASADERPLVSAVYHNRLRIGMPLQCDPTVIYALMQRGAWRGNLTRANLQMDSPYNTYRYPGLPPGPIASPGRSALEAAVEPADVPYLYFVSRNDGTHAFASSLAEHSRNVRTWQVNYFKGQRAKGRGQR
- the ruvX gene encoding Holliday junction resolvase RuvX, with translation MRFLGVDVGRRRIGLALSDASGLIASAWQTVEAGPSLAAAAARVGAAIDTLRDPIDDGPAVGGIVVGLPRRLDGTEHEQTALARAFAALLHAATGVQVHFQDERLTSREAEARLAAREPDWRRRKARVDAEAAAIILQDFLDARCDVRRAESTEA
- a CDS encoding PDZ domain-containing protein, with protein sequence MSPRSRVLLFLVSTPIALLLIVGGLLGAAKPVAQQGLPHLRVFEDVASLVVKDYVEDVNVDRIFDGAMRGLSDGLDGASAYFTPEEVRAFDANAPLPAGEVGIVLSRQFYLRVVGIRDGSPAQRAGLRTGDYVRAINETPTRDMSAYAGTRLLRGPVGSTVSLMVIRGNPADPHKIDLVREAASGEAVTVRQAGTHRYVRIASFGSATAADLSAKLSAGGNTPTLIDVRGTADGSPSDGIAAAKLFVKDGTLATLAARNAPNTVITATAGDGSLTMPLVVLTSNGTGNAAEVFAAALADNRRARLVGEPTAGLAGVQKLVRLPEGHGLWLTYARYVRTDGAPVHGRGLRPDVPVDVPTVGFGQKPPQTDAVLDRAVQELQRQTAPADQPAASR